Proteins encoded in a region of the Mycolicibacterium chitae genome:
- a CDS encoding DUF3515 domain-containing protein: MEQDGPPRWVFIAAVVVGVGALVAILVLAANRAPAPVPVAAVPAPHAESAACVQLLAALPDGLGDYQRAPTADPSPDGVAAWRDAADPEPVILRCGLDRPVDFVQGAPLQMVDDVSWFRVSEADRITWFAVDREVYIALTLPEDSGPTPIQGLSAAISAALPAEPIDPAPPR, translated from the coding sequence GTGGAGCAGGACGGCCCGCCGCGCTGGGTGTTCATCGCGGCGGTAGTGGTGGGTGTGGGTGCCCTGGTCGCAATCCTGGTGCTCGCGGCCAACCGCGCGCCCGCACCCGTTCCCGTCGCGGCCGTGCCCGCGCCGCACGCCGAGAGCGCCGCGTGCGTCCAGCTGCTGGCGGCCCTGCCGGACGGGCTCGGGGATTACCAGCGCGCGCCCACCGCGGACCCGTCCCCCGACGGCGTTGCCGCCTGGCGCGACGCGGCCGACCCGGAGCCGGTGATCCTGCGCTGCGGGCTGGACCGCCCCGTGGATTTCGTGCAGGGCGCCCCGCTGCAGATGGTCGACGACGTGAGCTGGTTCCGGGTCAGCGAGGCCGACCGCATCACCTGGTTCGCGGTGGACCGCGAGGTGTACATCGCGCTCACGCTGCCCGAGGATTCGGGCCCCACACCCATACAGGGACTCTCGGCGGCCATCAGCGCGGCCCTGCCCGCCGAGCCGATCGACCCGGCGCCGCCCCGCTGA
- a CDS encoding thiamine-phosphate kinase, with protein sequence MTDDNQTLREVGEFAVIDRLVAGRRQPDSVLIGPGDDAAVITAPDGRVVISTDMLVQDRHFRRDWSTPHEIGRKAIAQNAADIEAMGARTTAFVVGLGAAADTPARDLQQLSDGLWDEAERAGAAGIVGGDLVSSPLWVVSVTVFGDLAGRAAVTRGGAQAGDIVAVAGHLGSSAAGFELHRAGLIDCEDLRRRHRAPEPPYGQGKAAALAGATAMTDVSDGLLADLGHIAAASGVRIEVTSAALGPDREALAGAAERLGVDPLGWVLGGGEDHALAACFPGAPPAGWRVIGTVSEPGPAGPDVLVDGRRWTGSAGWESFN encoded by the coding sequence ATGACCGACGACAACCAGACCTTGCGCGAGGTCGGCGAATTCGCGGTCATCGACCGTCTGGTCGCGGGCCGCCGCCAGCCGGACTCGGTGCTGATCGGCCCCGGTGACGACGCCGCGGTGATCACCGCCCCCGACGGCCGCGTGGTCATCTCCACCGACATGCTGGTCCAGGACCGACATTTCCGGCGGGACTGGTCCACACCGCACGAGATCGGCCGCAAGGCGATCGCGCAGAACGCTGCCGACATCGAGGCGATGGGCGCCCGCACAACGGCATTCGTCGTGGGTCTCGGCGCTGCCGCGGACACCCCCGCCCGCGACCTGCAGCAACTCTCCGACGGTCTGTGGGACGAGGCCGAGCGGGCCGGGGCGGCCGGGATCGTCGGCGGGGATCTGGTGTCGAGCCCGCTGTGGGTGGTGTCGGTGACCGTCTTCGGCGACCTGGCGGGCCGCGCGGCGGTCACCCGCGGGGGCGCGCAGGCGGGCGACATCGTGGCCGTTGCCGGGCACCTGGGTTCCTCGGCGGCCGGGTTCGAGCTGCACCGCGCCGGCCTGATCGACTGCGAGGACCTGCGCCGACGGCACCGGGCGCCCGAGCCGCCCTACGGGCAGGGAAAGGCCGCCGCACTGGCCGGCGCCACCGCCATGACCGATGTCTCCGACGGCCTGCTGGCCGATCTCGGTCACATCGCCGCGGCGTCCGGGGTGCGCATCGAGGTGACGAGCGCGGCGCTGGGACCGGACCGCGAGGCGCTGGCCGGCGCGGCCGAACGGCTGGGGGTCGACCCCTTGGGCTGGGTGCTCGGCGGCGGTGAGGACCACGCGCTGGCGGCCTGCTTCCCGGGCGCACCCCCGGCGGGGTGGCGCGTCATCGGCACCGTTTCCGAGCCCGGGCCGGCCGGTCCCGACGTCCTGGTCGACGGCCGCCGGTGGACCGGTTCGGCGGGCTGGGAGTCGTTCAATTAG
- a CDS encoding uracil-DNA glycosylase produces MTAQPLNELVEEGWARALAPVAGQVAELGEFLRAELAEGRGYLPSGKNVLRAFTFPFDAVRVLIVGQDPYPTPGHAVGLSFSVAPDVRPLPRSLENIFNEYGKDLDLPKPSNGDLTPWSQRGVLLLNRVLTVRPGNPASHRGKGWEAVTECAIRALVARGTPMVAILWGRDAGTLKPMLGAGCGIVESPHPSPLSASRGFFGSRPFSRANELLVKQGAEPIDWRLP; encoded by the coding sequence GTGACTGCGCAGCCGTTGAACGAACTCGTGGAGGAGGGCTGGGCGCGGGCGTTGGCGCCGGTGGCCGGTCAGGTCGCGGAGCTCGGTGAGTTCCTGCGCGCCGAACTCGCCGAGGGCCGCGGCTATCTGCCCTCGGGGAAGAATGTGTTGCGCGCCTTCACCTTCCCGTTCGATGCGGTCCGCGTGCTGATCGTCGGGCAGGACCCCTATCCGACCCCCGGGCACGCCGTCGGGCTGAGCTTCTCGGTGGCGCCGGACGTCCGTCCGCTGCCGCGCAGCCTGGAGAACATTTTCAACGAGTACGGCAAGGACCTCGACCTGCCCAAGCCGTCCAACGGCGATCTCACGCCCTGGTCGCAGCGCGGCGTGCTGTTGCTCAACAGGGTGCTCACGGTGCGACCCGGCAACCCGGCGTCGCACCGCGGCAAGGGTTGGGAGGCGGTGACCGAATGCGCCATCCGCGCGCTGGTGGCCCGCGGCACCCCGATGGTCGCGATCCTGTGGGGGCGCGATGCCGGCACGCTCAAGCCGATGCTGGGCGCCGGCTGCGGCATCGTTGAATCCCCGCATCCGTCGCCGCTGTCGGCCAGCCGCGGGTTCTTCGGCTCGCGGCCGTTCAGTCGCGCCAACGAACTCCTGGTCAAGCAGGGCGCCGAGCCCATCGACTGGCGCCTGCCGTAG
- the rpmB gene encoding 50S ribosomal protein L28, whose amino-acid sequence MAAVCEICGKGPGFGKMVSHSHRRTSRRWNPNVQAVRVADRPGANKRRVNACTSCIKAGKVRG is encoded by the coding sequence ATGGCTGCCGTGTGCGAGATCTGCGGAAAAGGCCCCGGCTTCGGCAAGATGGTGTCGCATTCGCATCGCCGGACCAGCCGCCGCTGGAACCCGAACGTCCAGGCGGTGCGCGTGGCCGACCGTCCGGGTGCCAACAAGCGCCGGGTGAACGCCTGCACGTCGTGCATCAAGGCCGGCAAGGTCCGCGGCTAG
- a CDS encoding cystathionine gamma-lyase has protein sequence MTDTYGTDGPSTRCVKAASAQPVPGQPVAPFPITASAYHLSDDETADLDTYGRSSNPTWRQLESALAQLEGATSALIFGSGMAAITSALRALTAPGTTLVVPGDGYYQVRAYATEYLARNGVNVVAASSSEMVDAAGDADVVLAETPANPSLDVVDLHRLGMVCRSRNARLIVDNTAATPLGQQPLSLGADLVVASATKALSGHSDLISGYVAGSHPELLDAIARERLLSGPIPGAFDAWLVLRSLGSAGLRFERQCYNAAALAALLDGHPSVSRVRYPGLPGDPAHPVAAAQMRRFGGLVSADLADAAAARDVVQRSELLVASTSFGGIHTSVDRRARWGDDVDAGFIRISAGIEDTDDLIADVERALHGL, from the coding sequence ATGACCGACACCTACGGAACCGACGGGCCCTCCACCCGGTGTGTGAAAGCCGCCAGCGCACAACCGGTTCCCGGTCAGCCGGTCGCGCCGTTCCCCATCACCGCGTCCGCCTACCACCTGTCCGACGACGAGACGGCCGACCTGGACACCTACGGCCGCAGCTCCAATCCCACTTGGCGGCAACTGGAATCGGCGCTCGCGCAACTCGAGGGCGCGACCTCGGCGCTGATCTTCGGGTCCGGGATGGCCGCGATCACCTCGGCGCTGCGCGCGTTGACGGCGCCGGGGACCACGCTGGTGGTGCCCGGCGACGGCTACTACCAGGTGCGCGCCTACGCCACGGAATACCTTGCGCGCAACGGGGTCAACGTTGTCGCGGCGTCCAGTTCCGAGATGGTCGATGCCGCCGGGGACGCCGACGTGGTGCTCGCCGAGACGCCCGCCAACCCCAGCCTGGACGTCGTGGATCTGCATCGGCTGGGGATGGTCTGCCGATCCCGCAACGCGCGGCTGATCGTCGACAACACCGCGGCCACACCGCTGGGGCAGCAACCGCTGTCGCTGGGTGCGGATCTGGTGGTCGCCAGCGCGACCAAAGCTCTTTCCGGACACAGCGATCTGATCTCCGGATACGTCGCGGGCTCGCATCCGGAGTTGCTGGATGCCATTGCGCGCGAACGGTTGCTGTCCGGCCCGATCCCGGGCGCATTCGACGCCTGGCTGGTGCTGCGCAGCCTGGGCAGCGCGGGCCTGCGCTTCGAACGGCAGTGCTACAACGCGGCCGCGCTGGCCGCGCTGCTGGACGGCCACCCGTCGGTGTCCCGGGTGCGCTACCCGGGCCTGCCGGGCGACCCCGCGCACCCGGTGGCCGCGGCGCAGATGCGCCGCTTCGGCGGATTGGTCAGCGCGGACCTGGCCGACGCCGCGGCCGCCCGCGACGTCGTGCAGCGCAGCGAGCTGCTGGTGGCCTCGACGAGTTTCGGCGGCATCCACACCTCGGTGGATCGGCGGGCCCGTTGGGGCGACGACGTCGACGCCGGTTTCATCCGCATCTCGGCCGGCATCGAGGACACCGACGACCTGATCGCCGACGTTGAACGGGCGCTGCACGGGCTGTGA
- a CDS encoding D-alanine--D-alanine ligase family protein: protein MPDRHPQPDPPLGKVRVAVVFGGRSSEHAISCVSAGSILRNLDPERFEVVPVGITREGAWVLSEATPASLAITDGRLPEVTDAPGAELALTAGPHRRGELLSLEAAAAGEILASVDVVFPVLHGPFGEDGTLQGLLELAGVPYVGAGVLASAAGMDKEFTKKLLAADGLPIGDHVVLRAHQPTLTPEQQERLGLPVFVKPSRAGSSMGVNRVGSWADLPAAIADARRHDPKVIVEAAIVGRELECGVLELPDGRLEASTVGEIRVAGVRGREDGFYDFNTKYLDDAAELDVPAKIDDDIADEIRQLAIRAFSAIDCQGLARVDFFLTEDGPVVNEINTMPGFTTISMYPQMWAASGVDYPTLLTAMVETALSRGTGLR from the coding sequence GTGCCTGACCGCCACCCGCAGCCGGATCCACCGCTCGGCAAGGTGCGCGTTGCGGTCGTCTTCGGCGGCCGCAGCAGCGAACACGCCATTTCCTGTGTGTCGGCCGGCAGCATCCTGCGCAACCTCGACCCCGAGCGCTTCGAGGTGGTCCCGGTCGGCATCACCCGCGAGGGTGCCTGGGTGCTGTCCGAGGCCACCCCGGCCAGCCTGGCGATCACCGACGGGCGGCTGCCCGAGGTCACCGACGCGCCGGGCGCCGAACTGGCGTTGACCGCCGGCCCGCACCGCCGCGGCGAGTTGCTCTCGCTGGAGGCCGCGGCCGCCGGGGAGATCCTGGCGTCGGTCGACGTGGTGTTCCCCGTCCTGCACGGTCCGTTCGGCGAGGACGGCACGCTGCAGGGCCTGCTCGAACTCGCCGGCGTGCCCTACGTCGGGGCCGGCGTGCTGGCCAGCGCGGCGGGCATGGACAAGGAGTTCACCAAGAAGCTGCTGGCCGCCGACGGACTGCCGATCGGCGACCACGTCGTCCTGCGGGCGCACCAGCCCACGCTGACACCGGAGCAACAGGAGCGGCTCGGCCTGCCGGTCTTCGTCAAGCCGTCGCGCGCGGGATCGTCGATGGGCGTCAACCGGGTGGGCTCCTGGGCCGACCTGCCGGCCGCCATCGCCGATGCCCGCCGCCACGATCCGAAGGTCATCGTCGAGGCCGCGATCGTCGGCCGCGAACTGGAATGCGGCGTCCTGGAACTGCCCGACGGCCGGCTCGAGGCCAGCACCGTCGGCGAGATCCGGGTCGCGGGCGTGCGCGGCCGCGAGGACGGCTTCTACGACTTCAACACCAAATACCTCGACGACGCCGCCGAACTCGACGTGCCCGCCAAGATCGACGACGACATTGCCGACGAGATCCGGCAGCTCGCCATCCGGGCGTTCAGCGCGATCGACTGCCAGGGCCTGGCGCGGGTGGACTTCTTCCTCACCGAGGACGGCCCGGTGGTCAACGAGATCAACACCATGCCCGGCTTCACCACCATCTCGATGTATCCGCAGATGTGGGCGGCCAGCGGCGTGGACTATCCGACCCTGCTGACCGCGATGGTGGAGACGGCGCTGTCCCGCGGCACCGGCCTGCGTTAG
- the cofC gene encoding 2-phospho-L-lactate guanylyltransferase encodes MSSDVGLVIAVKRLGAAKTRLAPVFSASTREAVVLAMLIDTIVAARALPALASITVVTPDEDASAAAVDLGARVIVDPTPVGHPDPLNNAIAVAEAEIRREVPNVAVLQGDLPALQTHELSEALAAARRHPRSFVADRHGSGTSALFALGVPMEPRFGTDSADRHRSSGAVELTGAWPGLRCDIDTPEDLRAARRLGMGRATRRAVEPAHRSPSTDRGHGG; translated from the coding sequence ATGAGCTCGGATGTGGGGCTGGTCATCGCCGTCAAACGGCTCGGCGCCGCCAAGACCCGCCTGGCACCGGTGTTCTCGGCGAGCACCCGGGAGGCGGTGGTGTTGGCCATGCTCATCGACACCATCGTGGCGGCCCGCGCACTGCCGGCCCTGGCCTCGATCACGGTCGTCACTCCCGACGAGGACGCCTCCGCGGCGGCCGTCGACCTCGGCGCGCGGGTGATCGTCGATCCCACCCCCGTCGGCCATCCCGATCCGCTCAACAACGCCATCGCCGTCGCCGAGGCCGAGATTCGCCGCGAGGTTCCGAATGTTGCTGTGCTGCAAGGTGATCTGCCCGCACTGCAGACCCACGAGTTGAGCGAGGCGCTGGCCGCGGCCCGGCGGCACCCGCGCAGCTTCGTCGCCGACCGGCACGGATCGGGCACCTCGGCGCTGTTCGCCCTCGGCGTACCGATGGAGCCGCGCTTCGGCACCGATTCCGCCGACCGGCATCGGTCCTCGGGTGCCGTCGAACTCACCGGCGCCTGGCCCGGCCTGCGCTGCGACATCGATACCCCCGAGGATCTGCGGGCCGCGCGTCGCCTCGGCATGGGCAGGGCGACCCGGCGTGCGGTCGAGCCCGCCCATCGATCCCCGAGCACCGATCGGGGTCATGGGGGATGA
- a CDS encoding DAK2 domain-containing protein: protein MSERRLDGVALRDWAHACVGDLIAHTDEINALNVFPVADSDTGTNMLFTMRSAVSRVDTTDQRGIVAVAGALATGALRGARGNSGVILSQILRAFSDVLADEGVSEIDAGMFGAVLRRAVGLVVAAMGGAPVAGTIVSVLQAAADAAEDSAESSLPEISLTEAVAAAADAAATALDRTPEQLPVLAEAGVVDAGGRGLLVLLDALCATVGGRRSARPVYEPSTPAGSACTHLQSAPAFEVMYVLAQCEPGRVGELRSRLLALGDSVVIAAVSEVGYSVHVHADDAGAAVEAALDIGTPSQIQISALTAGPTGVAPSSWGRRRAVLAVVDGEGAARLFADEGAAVLRPAPPGHHPRVSAQQLLRAVVDTGAASVLVLPNGFVAAEELVAGCTAAIGWGVDVVPVPTRSMVQGLAALAVHDATRQAVDDGYTMAAAAGATRFGSVRAADQEALTWAGPCRVGDGLGIFGDEVLVVRHDVVAAGRGLIDLLLGVGGELVTVLLGADVDDQVAALLTEHVERHHLGTEVITYATGHAGDALIIGVE, encoded by the coding sequence ATGTCGGAGCGTCGGCTTGACGGTGTTGCCCTGCGGGACTGGGCCCACGCCTGCGTGGGCGATCTGATCGCCCACACCGACGAGATCAACGCGCTCAACGTATTCCCCGTGGCGGATTCGGACACCGGCACGAACATGCTGTTCACCATGCGTTCAGCGGTGTCCCGGGTCGACACGACCGATCAGCGGGGCATCGTCGCGGTGGCCGGCGCGCTGGCCACCGGGGCGCTGCGCGGCGCGCGCGGCAACTCCGGGGTGATCCTGTCGCAGATCCTGCGGGCCTTCAGCGATGTGCTCGCCGACGAGGGCGTCTCCGAGATCGACGCCGGCATGTTCGGCGCCGTCCTGCGGCGCGCGGTGGGCCTGGTGGTCGCCGCGATGGGCGGGGCGCCGGTGGCCGGGACCATCGTCAGCGTGTTGCAGGCGGCCGCGGATGCGGCCGAGGACAGTGCCGAATCTTCGCTGCCCGAGATCTCGCTGACCGAGGCCGTGGCCGCCGCCGCGGACGCCGCGGCCACCGCCCTGGACCGCACGCCCGAGCAGTTGCCGGTGCTGGCCGAGGCCGGGGTGGTCGACGCGGGCGGGCGGGGACTGCTGGTCCTGCTGGATGCGCTGTGCGCGACGGTCGGCGGCCGGCGCAGCGCCCGCCCCGTCTACGAGCCCAGCACCCCGGCGGGGTCGGCCTGCACGCACCTGCAGTCGGCGCCGGCCTTCGAGGTGATGTACGTGCTGGCGCAGTGCGAACCCGGGCGGGTCGGCGAGTTGCGGTCGCGGCTGCTGGCGCTGGGGGATTCGGTGGTGATCGCCGCGGTTTCCGAGGTGGGCTATTCGGTCCACGTGCACGCCGACGACGCCGGTGCCGCGGTCGAGGCCGCGCTCGACATCGGCACCCCCAGCCAGATCCAGATCTCGGCGCTGACCGCGGGCCCCACCGGCGTCGCGCCGAGCAGTTGGGGCCGCCGACGCGCGGTATTGGCCGTCGTCGACGGGGAGGGCGCGGCGAGGTTGTTCGCCGACGAGGGTGCCGCCGTGCTGCGGCCCGCCCCGCCCGGCCACCATCCGCGGGTCAGTGCCCAGCAGTTGCTCCGCGCCGTCGTGGACACCGGGGCCGCGTCGGTGCTGGTGCTGCCCAACGGATTTGTGGCCGCCGAGGAATTGGTGGCCGGCTGCACCGCGGCCATCGGGTGGGGCGTCGACGTGGTGCCGGTACCGACCCGCTCGATGGTGCAGGGGCTGGCGGCACTGGCCGTCCACGACGCGACCCGCCAGGCGGTCGACGACGGCTACACCATGGCGGCCGCGGCCGGGGCGACCCGGTTCGGCTCGGTGCGGGCCGCCGATCAGGAGGCGCTGACCTGGGCGGGGCCGTGCCGGGTGGGCGACGGCCTGGGGATCTTCGGCGACGAGGTGCTGGTGGTGCGCCACGACGTGGTGGCCGCCGGGCGCGGGCTGATCGACCTGCTGCTCGGGGTCGGCGGCGAACTGGTGACCGTCCTGCTGGGCGCGGATGTCGACGATCAGGTCGCGGCGCTGCTCACCGAACACGTCGAGCGGCACCACCTGGGGACCGAAGTCATCACCTATGCCACCGGCCACGCCGGCGACGCACTGATCATCGGGGTCGAATAG
- a CDS encoding NAD(P)H-dependent glycerol-3-phosphate dehydrogenase, whose protein sequence is MASTVGTAAVMGAGAWGTALAKVLAEAGSDVRLWARRPEVAKEINTDATNREYLADVVLPAGVRATTDAREALDGVTTVLLAVPSQKLRANLEQWTPLIDPGATLVSLAKGIELGTLMRMSQVIAQVSGVDPAQIAVLSGPNLASEIAQGQPAATVIACTDSGRAVALQRALSTGYFRPYTNSDVIGTEIGGACKNVIALACGMASGVGLGENTAAAIITRGLAEIMRLGIALGAKGATLAGLAGVGDLVATCSSEQSRNRAFGRRLGQGASLQAAQEATSGHVAEGVTSCESVLALASSYDVEMPLTDAVHRVCHRGLSVDEAVALLLGRSTKPE, encoded by the coding sequence ATGGCCAGCACGGTAGGTACCGCGGCGGTGATGGGCGCCGGCGCCTGGGGGACGGCGCTGGCCAAGGTGCTGGCCGAGGCCGGCAGCGACGTTCGACTCTGGGCGCGGCGCCCCGAGGTGGCCAAGGAGATCAACACTGACGCCACCAATCGCGAATACCTCGCTGACGTCGTCCTTCCGGCCGGTGTGCGGGCCACCACGGACGCGCGGGAGGCCCTGGACGGGGTCACGACCGTGCTGTTGGCGGTGCCCTCCCAGAAGCTGCGGGCCAACCTCGAGCAGTGGACGCCGCTGATCGATCCCGGGGCGACCCTGGTCAGCCTGGCCAAGGGCATCGAGCTGGGCACGCTGATGCGGATGAGTCAGGTGATCGCGCAAGTCAGCGGCGTCGATCCGGCGCAGATCGCGGTGCTCTCCGGGCCCAACCTCGCCAGCGAGATCGCGCAGGGCCAGCCCGCCGCCACCGTGATCGCCTGCACCGATTCAGGCCGGGCCGTGGCGCTGCAGCGGGCGTTGAGCACCGGCTACTTCCGGCCGTACACCAATTCCGACGTGATCGGCACCGAGATCGGCGGCGCCTGCAAGAACGTCATCGCGCTGGCGTGCGGGATGGCCTCCGGCGTCGGGCTGGGGGAGAACACCGCGGCCGCGATCATCACCCGGGGGCTGGCCGAGATCATGCGGTTGGGCATCGCCCTGGGCGCCAAGGGCGCGACCCTGGCCGGGCTGGCCGGTGTCGGCGACCTGGTGGCCACCTGCTCCTCGGAGCAGTCCCGCAACCGGGCCTTCGGGCGGCGCCTGGGGCAGGGCGCCTCGCTGCAGGCCGCCCAGGAGGCCACCAGCGGGCACGTGGCCGAGGGCGTGACGTCGTGCGAATCGGTGCTGGCGTTGGCCTCGAGTTACGACGTGGAGATGCCGCTGACCGATGCGGTGCACCGGGTCTGCCACCGCGGTCTGTCCGTCGACGAGGCCGTGGCGCTGCTGCTCGGCCGCAGCACCAAGCCGGAGTAG